One Edaphobacter lichenicola DNA window includes the following coding sequences:
- a CDS encoding 1-deoxy-D-xylulose-5-phosphate reductoisomerase encodes MKKLAILGSTGSIGHSTLSVCESFPDRYQVVSLAAGTNIDDAFAQCLRWRPRVISLATEALAATLLTRLKAEGITSIEVVHGSAGTIHVATLPEVDFVVSAIVGVAGLEATYAAVCAGKTIGLANKECLVAAGELILAAAKQHNVALLPIDSEHNAVHQCLRGGTAAEVKQIWLTASGGPFRNTPLAEFENITPQQALKHPTWVMGQRITIDSATMMNKGFEVIEACRLFNLPAARVRTTIHPQSTVHSLVEFVDGSILAQISVTDMRLPILYALAYPERVAVTEKESLTFDLTTLSQLDFSQPDLTRFPCLRLAYEAAEAGGNACIALNAADEIAVAAFLEGRIPFLGIPRTIEAVLQLTSSQSPASILDVLNADLAARASAREVIARQLTGAPR; translated from the coding sequence GAGTCCTTCCCCGACCGATACCAGGTCGTCTCCCTCGCCGCAGGCACCAACATCGACGATGCCTTCGCCCAGTGCCTCCGCTGGCGCCCCAGAGTCATCTCCCTCGCCACCGAAGCCCTCGCAGCCACTCTGCTGACTCGCCTCAAAGCCGAAGGCATCACCAGCATCGAAGTCGTCCACGGCAGCGCAGGCACCATTCACGTCGCAACGCTGCCCGAGGTTGACTTCGTAGTCTCCGCAATCGTCGGTGTAGCGGGCCTCGAAGCCACCTACGCCGCAGTCTGCGCCGGCAAGACCATCGGCCTCGCCAACAAGGAGTGCCTCGTAGCCGCAGGCGAGCTCATCCTCGCCGCCGCGAAACAGCACAACGTAGCCCTCCTGCCAATCGACTCCGAACACAACGCCGTTCACCAGTGCCTGCGCGGCGGCACCGCAGCCGAAGTGAAGCAGATCTGGCTCACCGCATCCGGCGGCCCCTTCCGCAACACCCCCCTCGCCGAATTCGAAAACATCACCCCACAGCAAGCCCTCAAACATCCCACCTGGGTCATGGGACAGCGCATCACCATCGACTCGGCCACCATGATGAACAAAGGCTTCGAGGTCATCGAAGCCTGCCGCCTCTTCAACCTCCCCGCAGCCCGTGTCCGCACCACCATCCACCCTCAATCCACGGTCCACTCCCTGGTCGAGTTCGTCGACGGCAGCATCCTCGCCCAGATCTCGGTCACCGACATGCGCCTCCCCATCCTCTACGCCCTCGCCTACCCGGAGCGCGTCGCCGTAACTGAAAAAGAGTCCCTCACCTTCGACCTCACCACCCTCTCGCAGCTCGACTTCTCTCAGCCCGACCTCACCCGCTTCCCCTGCCTTCGCCTCGCCTACGAAGCCGCCGAAGCCGGTGGAAATGCGTGCATCGCCCTCAACGCAGCCGACGAGATCGCCGTAGCGGCATTCCTCGAAGGACGTATCCCCTTCCTCGGCATCCCGCGTACAATAGAGGCTGTGCTGCAGCTAACTTCCAGTCAATCACCGGCGTCTATCCTCGATGTGCTAAATGCAGATCTTGCCGCGCGCGCCTCTGCCCGCGAAGTGATTGCCCGCCAACTCACCGGCGCCCCACGGTAG
- the rseP gene encoding RIP metalloprotease RseP: MATIVQLLIVLGIMVLVHEFGHFAVAKLCGIRVEVFSIGFGKRLFGFRRGDTEYQIAAVPLGGYVKMAGEMGFSGNELTPGSVAPTDPGDFNAHPRWQRILVALAGPIANFILALGLMTGVSMLHNEVQEFIDGPAYTDYITPNTPAFRTGIRSGDTIVHYDSIENPTWDQVGIRSLLNLNQTVPFSFIHNGQRVDTKLFVENKGAPDDFSLDNLGVIPKMQTTPVQVDSLEPNMPAARAGLKPHDKILSIDGLQLHSVPALLSYLQDQAGKPADLLIQRTAADGATQTLPIQVTPELAETPGGPKEKDYRLGFVAVQPPVKVERLPLGKAMVASWEFNKKGSLLIVEVLKRLFTRQVSVKSLQSPIGIGQQIHQAAQMPGWMPLIGLMSYISLNLGIFNLLPIPILDGGMILFLLIETIMRRDVNQQIKERVYQVAFVCLLAFFAFVIFNDLTKLNLFTKLKP, from the coding sequence ATGGCAACAATCGTCCAGCTTCTCATCGTCCTCGGCATCATGGTTCTGGTCCACGAGTTCGGCCACTTTGCGGTCGCCAAGCTCTGTGGCATCCGCGTCGAGGTCTTCTCCATCGGCTTCGGCAAACGGCTCTTCGGCTTCCGCCGCGGCGACACCGAGTACCAGATCGCCGCAGTCCCCCTCGGTGGCTACGTCAAGATGGCCGGCGAGATGGGTTTTTCCGGAAATGAACTCACTCCCGGCAGCGTCGCGCCCACCGATCCTGGTGACTTCAACGCCCATCCCCGCTGGCAGCGCATCCTTGTCGCACTTGCCGGACCAATCGCCAACTTCATCCTCGCCCTCGGCCTTATGACCGGCGTCTCCATGCTTCACAACGAGGTGCAGGAGTTCATCGACGGCCCCGCCTACACCGACTACATCACCCCAAACACACCCGCATTCCGCACCGGCATCCGTAGCGGCGACACCATCGTCCACTACGACTCCATCGAAAATCCTACGTGGGATCAGGTGGGCATCCGCTCCCTGTTGAACCTAAACCAGACCGTTCCCTTCTCCTTCATTCACAACGGCCAGCGCGTTGACACAAAACTCTTCGTTGAAAACAAGGGTGCTCCCGACGACTTCTCTCTCGATAACCTTGGCGTCATTCCGAAGATGCAGACAACGCCAGTTCAGGTCGACTCGCTTGAGCCCAACATGCCCGCAGCCCGCGCTGGCCTCAAGCCGCACGACAAGATTCTCAGCATCGACGGGCTTCAGCTGCACTCAGTTCCCGCTCTGCTGTCCTATCTGCAGGATCAGGCCGGCAAGCCCGCAGACCTCTTGATTCAACGCACTGCAGCTGATGGTGCAACGCAAACCCTTCCGATTCAAGTTACTCCGGAGCTCGCTGAGACGCCTGGTGGGCCTAAGGAGAAGGACTATCGGCTGGGTTTTGTGGCGGTGCAGCCACCTGTCAAGGTGGAGCGGCTGCCGCTGGGTAAGGCGATGGTTGCGTCGTGGGAGTTCAACAAAAAAGGCTCTTTGCTGATTGTTGAAGTGCTCAAGCGGCTGTTTACGCGGCAGGTTTCGGTGAAGAGTCTGCAGAGCCCGATTGGGATTGGGCAGCAGATTCATCAGGCGGCGCAGATGCCGGGGTGGATGCCGCTGATTGGATTGATGAGCTATATCTCGTTGAATCTGGGGATCTTCAACCTGCTGCCGATTCCGATTCTGGACGGCGGGATGATCCTGTTTTTGTTGATTGAGACGATCATGCGGCGGGATGTGAATCAGCAGATCAAGGAGCGCGTGTATCAGGTTGCGTTTGTTTGTCTGCTGGCGTTCTTCGCGTTTGTCATCTTCAACGATCTGACGAAACTCAACCTTTTTACGAAACTTAAACCTTAG
- a CDS encoding DHH family phosphoesterase gives MDCKIFYHDKCFDGACSASLFTRFHRECVKTATSYSYHGLVHRAGALFDEGDFGSGENAIVDFKYSASPRVTWWFDHHQSAFLTPEDQKNFEAGQADGSQRMRKFFNPDYISCTSLIADIAQVNFGFDTAPMLELIQWADIVDGARYESAKAAVEMAAPAMKLTMVIESSSDPTLVQRLIPLLTEMSLQQVLDQGFVQEQLGPLMDRHWAALELIKQRSTVDQGVITFDITDQPTEGYNKFIPYYLHPDAIYNVGLSKSSFRTKVSVGTNPWTKLMPTELVNLAEICERYGGGGHARVGAISFPPDREDEARKAVDEIVAELRAAATGHEKNN, from the coding sequence TTGGACTGCAAGATCTTTTATCACGATAAGTGCTTCGATGGAGCCTGTTCGGCTTCGTTGTTCACGCGATTCCACCGGGAGTGCGTGAAGACGGCGACCTCGTACTCCTATCACGGACTCGTGCACCGGGCTGGCGCACTGTTCGACGAAGGCGACTTCGGCAGCGGCGAAAATGCGATCGTGGACTTCAAATACTCGGCTTCGCCGAGGGTGACGTGGTGGTTCGATCATCATCAGAGCGCGTTTTTGACTCCCGAAGACCAGAAAAACTTTGAAGCAGGACAGGCCGACGGGTCGCAGCGCATGCGGAAGTTCTTCAACCCAGACTACATCTCCTGCACCAGCCTCATTGCAGACATCGCGCAGGTCAACTTCGGCTTCGACACAGCCCCCATGCTGGAGCTGATCCAGTGGGCCGACATCGTCGACGGTGCCCGATACGAGAGCGCCAAGGCCGCAGTAGAGATGGCCGCGCCCGCGATGAAGCTGACGATGGTCATCGAAAGCTCCTCCGACCCCACGCTGGTGCAGAGACTGATTCCGCTCCTGACCGAGATGAGTCTTCAGCAGGTATTGGACCAGGGATTCGTGCAGGAGCAGCTTGGCCCGTTGATGGACCGGCACTGGGCCGCGCTCGAGCTGATCAAACAACGATCAACGGTAGACCAGGGCGTGATTACCTTCGACATCACCGACCAGCCCACCGAGGGCTACAACAAGTTCATCCCGTACTACCTGCATCCCGACGCAATTTACAATGTGGGACTCAGCAAGTCGAGCTTTCGCACCAAGGTGTCGGTAGGAACCAATCCGTGGACCAAGCTGATGCCGACCGAGCTGGTCAATCTCGCTGAAATCTGCGAGCGCTACGGCGGCGGCGGACACGCTCGCGTAGGCGCAATCAGCTTCCCCCCCGACCGCGAGGACGAGGCGCGAAAGGCAGTCGACGAGATTGTGGCTGAGCTGCGAGCGGCCGCAACCGGACATGAAAAAAATAATTGA
- a CDS encoding CPBP family intramembrane glutamic endopeptidase yields MQTYTQDPSPDTPLPPSSEPAIERPTPLRHVFFGTDGLRAGWSILLFVALFAAFMFVAHVIAVKIHPPTHQTSPDHTIPFFFMFLNEAVPLLGVGIVTWIMSKVERRPIGVYGLGGASKLPHFIAGLAWGIICLTPFILILWKAGFLVFDNRLLFGSDILRYGAQWLAMFFAVGLLEEYFTRGYLQYTLTRGLAGLFRSAFKTPHSNVLAFWTSAVIFSTLFGLVHGSNPGESPIGLLTAGLASMMFCLVLWRTGSLWWAIGFHTTWDWGQSFLYGVADSGIMIKNHLLATHPVGKPLLSGGTTGPEGSIIILPIIVLIVAVIVFTLPRTNAGYTRLPERAAES; encoded by the coding sequence TTGCAGACCTATACCCAAGATCCATCTCCCGACACGCCGCTGCCACCGAGCTCGGAACCTGCCATCGAGCGTCCCACCCCGCTACGCCATGTGTTCTTCGGCACCGACGGTCTTCGCGCCGGCTGGAGCATCCTTCTTTTCGTTGCTCTCTTCGCGGCGTTTATGTTCGTTGCGCATGTCATCGCGGTGAAGATTCACCCACCCACCCACCAGACCTCACCGGACCACACCATCCCCTTCTTCTTCATGTTTCTGAACGAGGCCGTACCGCTGTTGGGAGTTGGAATCGTCACCTGGATCATGTCGAAGGTGGAGCGCCGACCTATCGGCGTCTACGGTCTTGGAGGTGCCAGCAAACTCCCGCACTTTATCGCGGGCCTTGCATGGGGCATTATCTGCCTCACGCCGTTCATTCTCATCCTCTGGAAGGCTGGTTTTCTTGTCTTCGATAACCGCCTCCTCTTTGGCAGTGACATACTCCGCTATGGCGCGCAGTGGTTGGCGATGTTCTTCGCTGTCGGTCTGCTGGAGGAGTACTTTACTCGAGGCTATCTCCAGTACACGCTCACTCGCGGACTGGCCGGCCTCTTTCGATCAGCCTTCAAAACTCCTCATAGTAACGTTCTTGCCTTCTGGACTTCGGCTGTCATCTTTTCAACGCTCTTTGGCCTGGTCCACGGCAGCAATCCCGGCGAGTCGCCCATCGGGCTGCTTACTGCCGGCCTCGCCTCCATGATGTTCTGCCTCGTTCTATGGCGCACGGGCTCTCTCTGGTGGGCCATCGGGTTTCATACCACCTGGGACTGGGGCCAATCGTTCCTCTACGGGGTAGCCGACAGCGGCATCATGATCAAGAATCATCTGCTCGCTACTCATCCCGTCGGCAAGCCTCTGCTGAGTGGAGGCACAACGGGGCCTGAAGGCAGCATCATCATCCTGCCGATCATCGTGCTCATCGTCGCGGTTATCGTCTTCACGCTGCCTCGCACCAATGCGGGCTATACCAGGCTGCCGGAGCGGGCCGCCGAGTCATAA
- a CDS encoding Na+/H+ antiporter — protein MEAGSSLHAVETVILLLLVLVAGFAAMARRLKVPYPIVLVLAGLLISFLPRMPHVPLDPDVVFVVFLPPLLYSSAWLMSWREFRRNAVVIGLLAFGLVGFTVWGVAFFSDHFITALDWKAGFLLGAVVATTDAIAATSIAKSIGLPRRIVDILEGESLLNDATGLLALEIGIGIIQGGQTPTLGGGLFRLLYLVFGGLLIGLLIGIIVGWLEKFIDDGPVELVVSLVVPYAAYLAGEHAKASGVLAVVACGIYMSRKSTEFFSPAVRLQVVGAWEALTFMLNGLVFVLIGLQLPYVLAGIHGRFSKGTLILYGVVFSVVLILLRIVWVIPVFKIAAYIDRRWMKHKEEELQPREVFVVGWTGMRGVLALAAAISVPEMLGDGRSETRNLIVFLAFCVILVTLVLQGLTLPVLIRILGLAGNLGMDPEEKEARRIVLRAAVHHLEEGRRRGGHDAEHLYDDLIHRYRHKLAAVGGDDEGGLEAVDRETMTRLRSILEDALQAERRTLISLRDKGRIGDDVLRTMERELDLAETRYQGTPIA, from the coding sequence ATGGAAGCTGGATCGAGTCTGCATGCAGTCGAGACGGTCATTCTGCTGTTGCTGGTGCTGGTCGCAGGTTTTGCAGCAATGGCGCGGCGGCTCAAGGTGCCCTATCCCATCGTGCTCGTGCTGGCAGGGCTCCTCATCAGCTTCCTGCCGCGCATGCCGCACGTTCCACTCGATCCCGACGTCGTCTTCGTCGTCTTTCTGCCGCCGCTGTTGTACTCTTCCGCCTGGTTGATGTCCTGGCGTGAGTTTCGCCGCAACGCAGTCGTGATAGGCCTGCTGGCGTTCGGTCTGGTCGGCTTCACCGTCTGGGGAGTCGCATTCTTCTCCGACCACTTCATCACCGCGCTCGACTGGAAGGCCGGCTTTCTGCTCGGCGCTGTAGTCGCGACCACAGATGCAATCGCTGCGACCTCGATCGCAAAGTCCATCGGCCTCCCCAGGCGCATCGTCGACATCCTCGAAGGAGAGAGTCTGCTCAACGATGCAACCGGCCTGCTCGCTCTCGAGATAGGCATCGGCATCATTCAGGGAGGACAGACCCCTACTCTCGGCGGCGGCCTCTTCAGGCTGCTGTATCTGGTCTTCGGAGGGCTCTTGATCGGCCTGCTGATCGGCATCATCGTGGGCTGGCTGGAAAAGTTCATCGACGACGGCCCCGTCGAGCTGGTCGTGAGTCTCGTCGTTCCCTACGCAGCGTATCTCGCAGGAGAGCACGCGAAGGCATCAGGCGTTTTGGCTGTAGTAGCGTGCGGAATCTACATGAGCCGCAAGAGTACAGAGTTCTTCTCGCCAGCCGTGCGCTTACAGGTCGTTGGGGCGTGGGAGGCGTTGACGTTCATGCTGAATGGGCTGGTCTTTGTGCTCATCGGCCTGCAGCTTCCCTACGTGCTGGCTGGAATTCACGGCAGGTTCAGTAAGGGAACGCTGATCCTTTACGGAGTCGTCTTCAGCGTCGTGCTGATCCTGTTGCGAATCGTCTGGGTCATTCCGGTCTTCAAGATCGCAGCATATATCGATCGGCGCTGGATGAAACACAAGGAAGAGGAGCTACAGCCGCGCGAGGTCTTCGTGGTCGGCTGGACAGGGATGCGCGGTGTACTCGCGCTCGCAGCCGCAATCTCAGTTCCGGAGATGCTCGGTGATGGAAGGTCCGAGACGAGAAACCTGATCGTGTTTCTGGCCTTCTGCGTGATTCTCGTCACGCTGGTGTTGCAGGGCCTCACGCTGCCCGTGCTGATTCGTATCCTTGGCCTTGCAGGCAACCTGGGAATGGATCCTGAGGAGAAAGAGGCGCGACGCATCGTTCTACGAGCGGCCGTTCACCATCTCGAAGAAGGGCGTAGGCGCGGTGGACATGATGCGGAGCATTTATACGACGATCTCATTCATCGCTACAGACACAAGCTCGCAGCTGTCGGCGGAGACGATGAGGGAGGTCTCGAGGCTGTCGATAGGGAGACGATGACGCGACTGCGAAGCATTCTCGAGGATGCTCTGCAGGCCGAGCGACGCACACTCATCTCTCTGCGGGATAAAGGACGTATTGGAGATGATGTGCTCCGAACGATGGAACGAGAGCTCGACCTTGCAGAGACGCGATACCAGGGGACGCCGATCGCATAG